A section of the Caballeronia sp. M1242 genome encodes:
- a CDS encoding type II toxin-antitoxin system HipA family toxin: MTDVEVHIDLDGSPRPVGLLRRHASRREETVTFEYDETWLADDGRFSIEPALALTRGVFPPPPDQSIFGSIGDSAPDTWGRRLMQRAERRQAEREGRRVRTLGELDYLLGVADETRLGALRFRWGGDSEFQAPVPAGVPALIELGRLLQITERILRDEETDEDLQLIFAPGSSLGGARPKASVIDQYGHLSIAKFPKELDEYSIEAWEEVALRLAERAGISTPHHQLLQVAGKPVLLSRRFDRAGGVRIPFLSAMSMTGSRDGQRGSYPELVDALTQHGARARADAAQLYRRVTFNVLVSNVDDHLRNHGFLWTGRDGWVLSPAYDLNPTPTDVKARILTTNIDLDEGTCSLDLLESAAEFFGLSLKQARATIREVADVTRTWRAVAQEVGCRRAEIARMASAFEHDDLDAALRL, translated from the coding sequence ATGACTGATGTCGAGGTGCACATCGATCTAGATGGCTCGCCGCGTCCGGTAGGCCTCCTCAGGCGTCATGCGTCGCGTCGAGAAGAAACGGTCACGTTCGAATACGACGAGACATGGCTGGCCGACGACGGGCGGTTCTCAATTGAGCCGGCGCTGGCGTTGACGCGCGGCGTTTTTCCACCGCCGCCAGATCAGTCCATTTTCGGTTCAATCGGCGATTCAGCGCCCGATACCTGGGGACGGCGACTCATGCAACGCGCGGAGCGTCGACAGGCCGAACGGGAGGGGAGGCGCGTCCGGACGCTTGGTGAACTTGACTACTTGTTGGGCGTGGCGGATGAAACGCGTCTCGGCGCCCTGCGATTCCGTTGGGGCGGAGATAGTGAATTCCAGGCGCCCGTGCCTGCGGGTGTCCCCGCGCTGATCGAATTGGGCCGGCTGCTTCAAATCACCGAGCGTATCCTGCGAGACGAGGAAACGGATGAAGATTTGCAACTGATCTTCGCGCCTGGATCATCGCTCGGTGGCGCGCGTCCCAAGGCGTCGGTCATCGACCAGTACGGCCATTTGTCGATTGCCAAATTTCCAAAGGAACTCGACGAATACAGCATCGAGGCCTGGGAGGAGGTCGCCCTGCGATTGGCTGAGCGCGCCGGCATTTCGACCCCGCATCACCAGCTGCTTCAGGTAGCGGGCAAGCCTGTGCTGTTGTCGCGCCGCTTCGATCGCGCTGGCGGTGTTCGCATTCCCTTTCTCTCGGCAATGTCGATGACAGGATCTCGGGACGGCCAACGCGGCAGCTATCCCGAACTGGTTGATGCACTGACACAACATGGTGCCAGGGCGAGAGCCGACGCTGCCCAGTTGTATCGCCGTGTGACGTTCAACGTACTGGTTTCAAATGTCGATGACCATTTGCGTAACCATGGTTTCCTCTGGACCGGCCGCGACGGCTGGGTGTTGTCACCGGCCTATGACCTCAACCCCACGCCAACCGACGTCAAGGCGCGCATTCTGACGACCAACATCGATCTCGACGAAGGGACATGTTCGCTCGACCTGCTAGAAAGTGCGGCGGAGTTCTTCGGTTTGTCGTTGAAGCAGGCTCGGGCCACGATCCGCGAGGTGGCAGACGTGACCCGTACATGGCGAGCGGTTGCTCAGGAAGTCGGTTGCCGGCGCGCAGAGATCGCTCGCATGGCAAGTGCCTTCGAACATGATGATCTTGATGCGGCATTGCGGTTGTGA
- a CDS encoding ABC transporter ATP-binding protein: MPVMEADMEDALAEIDGLEVAFAGHDGVAMPAVRGVSLTVRRGERLGIVGESGSGKSLTGRALLGLLPPEARWSAKALRFDGHDLLAMKPKARRRLCGTQMSMILQDPKYSLNPVMTVAQQMRETIARQDGGLSRRAMRARIVDALAAVHIRDPERVADAYPHELSGGMGQRVMIAMMVSAGPRLLIADEPTSALDVLVSMQVLAVLDEMIERHRTGLVFISHDLPLVMSFCDRVAVMYGGRVVETCAARELANARHPYTRGLLAASPPLTNPPDELPTLRRDPSWLAETIEEAAR, encoded by the coding sequence ATCCCCGTCATGGAGGCTGACATGGAAGATGCGCTCGCTGAAATCGACGGTCTCGAAGTCGCCTTCGCCGGCCACGACGGCGTCGCGATGCCTGCGGTGCGCGGCGTCTCGCTGACGGTGCGGCGCGGCGAGCGGCTCGGCATCGTCGGGGAATCGGGCTCGGGGAAGTCGCTGACCGGCCGCGCGCTGCTCGGCCTCTTGCCGCCCGAAGCGCGATGGTCCGCGAAGGCTTTGCGCTTCGACGGCCACGATCTGCTCGCGATGAAGCCCAAAGCGCGCCGGCGCCTCTGCGGCACGCAGATGAGCATGATCCTGCAAGACCCGAAGTACTCGCTCAATCCGGTGATGACGGTCGCCCAGCAGATGCGCGAAACCATCGCGCGTCAGGACGGCGGCCTGAGCCGGCGCGCGATGCGTGCGCGCATCGTGGATGCGCTCGCGGCCGTGCATATCCGCGACCCCGAGCGCGTGGCGGACGCGTATCCGCACGAGCTGTCCGGCGGCATGGGCCAGCGCGTGATGATCGCGATGATGGTGAGCGCCGGCCCGCGCCTGCTGATCGCCGACGAACCGACGAGCGCGCTCGACGTGCTCGTGTCGATGCAGGTGCTCGCCGTGCTCGACGAGATGATCGAGCGTCATCGCACGGGGCTCGTGTTCATCAGCCACGACTTGCCGCTCGTCATGTCGTTCTGCGATCGCGTCGCGGTGATGTACGGCGGGCGCGTCGTGGAGACGTGCGCGGCGCGTGAACTCGCCAACGCGCGGCATCCGTACACGCGCGGGCTGCTCGCGGCCAGCCCGCCGCTGACCAATCCGCCCGACGAATTGCCGACGCTGCGCCGCGATCCGTCGTGGCTCGCGGAAACGATCGAGGAAGCCGCGCGATGA
- the ddpX gene encoding D-alanyl-D-alanine dipeptidase: MTRSRLLPVTPETHHVQIDLVYATDRNLTGKPIYKTQHCLLLEPAEAALRQAVTIAQSFGATLKIFDAYRPPQAQEVLWNFLPDPTFIADLGRGSNHSRGTAVDLTLVDSDGLEFDMGTGFDAMVPESGHFHAGLPAHVQRNRTLLLGVMHGAGFAHIPSEWWHYELPGSRELALIDNEESGPLRLM; the protein is encoded by the coding sequence ATGACTCGATCCCGTCTGCTGCCCGTCACGCCCGAAACGCATCACGTCCAGATCGACCTCGTCTACGCGACCGATCGCAATCTCACCGGCAAGCCCATCTACAAGACGCAGCATTGCCTGCTGCTCGAACCCGCCGAAGCGGCGCTGCGCCAAGCGGTGACGATCGCGCAGAGCTTCGGCGCGACGCTGAAGATCTTCGACGCCTACCGCCCGCCGCAAGCGCAGGAAGTGCTGTGGAACTTCCTGCCCGATCCCACGTTCATCGCCGATCTCGGCCGCGGCTCGAATCACAGTCGCGGCACGGCGGTGGACCTGACGCTCGTCGATAGCGACGGCCTCGAGTTCGACATGGGCACCGGCTTCGACGCGATGGTGCCCGAGTCCGGCCACTTTCACGCGGGTCTGCCGGCTCACGTGCAGCGCAATCGCACGCTCTTGCTCGGCGTGATGCACGGCGCGGGCTTCGCGCATATTCCGAGCGAATGGTGGCATTACGAATTACCCGGATCGCGCGAACTCGCGCTCATCGACAACGAAGAAAGCGGCCCCTTGCGGCTGATGTGA
- the ldcA gene encoding muramoyltetrapeptide carboxypeptidase produces MVKSRTIDLIAPSGYPHDPAAVERGIGRLRAQGHRLENLDATRRRFQRFGGTDSERAADLNRLADPSRPLPDIVLAVRGGYGASRILHGLDYDGLRRLADEPVALVGHSDFTAIQCALYARSAVKSFGGPMFAGNFGAEHLSAFTMHHFWQAISQPKFTVTSQTPQRQSVDVTGMLWGGNLAILAALVGTPYLPPVDGGILFIEDVNEHPFRIERMIYQLHQAGVLGRQQAVIMGEFSGGRLSDYDNGFSLDAVIEQMRATTGVPFVTGLQFGHVDNLLTLPFGATAHLVANERGFTLALSDYPHLA; encoded by the coding sequence ATCGTGAAATCACGCACCATCGACCTTATCGCGCCTTCCGGCTATCCGCACGATCCCGCCGCCGTCGAGCGGGGCATCGGGCGTTTGCGGGCGCAGGGTCATCGGCTCGAAAATCTCGATGCGACGCGCCGGCGCTTCCAGCGATTCGGCGGCACCGACAGCGAACGCGCCGCCGATCTGAACCGTCTCGCCGATCCGTCGCGGCCGTTGCCCGATATCGTGCTGGCCGTGCGCGGCGGATATGGCGCATCGCGCATCCTGCACGGCCTCGACTACGACGGCCTGCGGCGCTTGGCCGACGAACCCGTGGCGCTCGTCGGCCATAGCGATTTCACGGCGATTCAGTGCGCGTTGTATGCGCGTTCGGCGGTGAAGAGCTTCGGCGGCCCGATGTTCGCCGGAAACTTCGGCGCGGAGCACCTGAGCGCGTTCACCATGCACCACTTCTGGCAGGCGATCTCGCAGCCGAAGTTCACCGTGACGAGCCAAACGCCGCAGCGCCAGTCAGTGGATGTGACCGGCATGCTGTGGGGCGGCAACCTTGCGATACTCGCCGCGCTCGTCGGGACGCCGTATCTGCCACCGGTCGATGGCGGCATTCTCTTCATCGAAGACGTGAACGAGCATCCGTTCCGCATCGAGCGGATGATCTATCAGCTGCATCAGGCGGGCGTGCTCGGTCGGCAGCAAGCGGTGATCATGGGAGAGTTCTCGGGCGGACGGCTGTCCGACTACGACAACGGCTTCTCGCTCGACGCGGTGATCGAGCAGATGAGGGCGACGACCGGCGTGCCGTTTGTGACGGGCTTGCAGTTCGGGCACGTCGATAATCTGCTCACGCTGCCTTTTGGTGCGACTGCACACCTTGTCGCGAACGAGCGCGGTTTCACGCTGGCGCTGTCGGACTATCCGCATCTGGCTTGA
- the nikC gene encoding nickel transporter permease has protein sequence MKPPPATWRAWLLTDTPASPRQAALGRAYRRWRRFSSNPLSMLGLVILIVLVVAAAVGPLLVTQDPLRQVLADRLMPPGAAHWFGTDQLGRDILSRLVHGSRLTLSIAMLVVVLVVPVGLLIGTLAGYCGGFVDTALMRVTDVALAFPKIVLALAFAAALGPGVLNAVIAISITAWPPYARLARAESLRLAQADFIHAARLAGASHTRILLRYIVPLCSSSVIVRATLDMAGIILAVAGLGFLGLGAQPPSPEWGYMVASGRNVLLDAWWVATIPGLAILAVSLAFNLLGDGLRDVFDPRHGG, from the coding sequence ATGAAACCTCCGCCAGCCACGTGGCGCGCGTGGCTCCTGACCGACACGCCCGCGTCCCCGCGACAGGCCGCGCTCGGGCGCGCGTACCGGCGCTGGCGGCGGTTTTCGAGCAATCCGCTCAGCATGCTGGGCCTCGTCATTCTGATCGTGCTCGTCGTGGCGGCGGCTGTCGGGCCGCTTCTGGTCACGCAGGACCCGCTGCGGCAGGTGCTCGCCGATCGTCTGATGCCGCCGGGCGCGGCGCACTGGTTCGGCACGGATCAACTCGGCCGCGACATCCTGTCGAGACTGGTGCACGGCTCGCGTCTCACGCTTTCCATCGCGATGCTCGTCGTCGTGCTCGTGGTGCCGGTCGGACTCCTGATCGGCACGCTGGCGGGCTATTGCGGCGGCTTCGTCGACACGGCGCTCATGCGCGTGACCGATGTCGCGCTCGCGTTCCCGAAGATCGTGCTGGCGCTCGCGTTCGCGGCGGCGCTGGGGCCGGGCGTGTTGAATGCGGTCATCGCCATTTCCATCACCGCGTGGCCGCCTTATGCGCGGCTCGCGCGGGCCGAATCGCTGCGGCTCGCGCAGGCGGATTTCATCCACGCGGCGCGGCTGGCGGGCGCATCGCACACGCGCATTCTGCTGCGCTATATCGTGCCGCTGTGCTCGTCGTCGGTGATCGTGCGCGCGACGCTCGATATGGCCGGCATCATTCTCGCGGTCGCGGGGCTCGGATTTCTCGGGCTGGGCGCGCAGCCGCCGAGTCCGGAATGGGGCTACATGGTCGCCTCGGGCCGTAACGTGCTGCTCGACGCCTGGTGGGTGGCGACCATTCCCGGCCTCGCGATTCTCGCGGTGAGCCTCGCGTTCAATCTGCTCGGCGACGGTCTGCGCGATGTCTTCGATCCCCGTCATGGAGGCTGA
- a CDS encoding ABC transporter ATP-binding protein, producing MIEIDHAHIRFKTKTGHVDAVRDVSLRVEDGEVFGLVGESGSGKSTLLRALAGLVPLAEGAMRIDGQAIAHRPQHDVQMVFQDPYGSLHPRFTVDRTLREPLAINGIGNQNARILDALAEVGLGAAFRFRYPHQLSGGQRQRVSIARALIVEPRVLLLDEPTSALDVSVQAEILNLLRRLHRERKLTMILVSHNLAVVGFLCQRVAVMRNGEVVEQLGVEAVRAHDVKHEYTRRLLLATQGYTREPVRS from the coding sequence ATGATCGAGATCGACCACGCGCACATTCGCTTCAAGACGAAAACCGGCCATGTCGATGCCGTGCGCGACGTGTCCTTGCGCGTTGAGGATGGCGAAGTATTCGGTCTCGTCGGCGAGTCGGGCAGCGGCAAGTCGACGCTGCTGCGCGCGCTCGCGGGCCTTGTGCCGCTTGCAGAAGGCGCCATGCGCATCGACGGGCAGGCCATCGCGCATCGGCCGCAGCACGACGTGCAGATGGTGTTTCAGGACCCGTACGGCTCCCTGCATCCGCGCTTCACCGTCGACCGGACATTGCGCGAGCCTCTCGCGATCAACGGCATCGGCAATCAGAACGCGCGCATTCTGGATGCGCTCGCCGAAGTCGGCCTCGGGGCCGCGTTCCGCTTTCGCTATCCGCATCAACTGTCGGGCGGACAGCGGCAACGCGTGTCGATTGCGCGCGCGCTGATCGTCGAGCCGCGCGTGCTTCTGCTCGACGAGCCGACGTCCGCGCTCGATGTCTCCGTGCAGGCCGAAATTTTGAACCTGCTGCGGCGTCTGCATCGCGAGCGCAAGCTCACGATGATCCTCGTGAGCCACAATCTCGCGGTCGTCGGCTTCCTGTGTCAGCGGGTGGCCGTCATGCGCAACGGCGAAGTCGTCGAGCAACTCGGCGTCGAGGCGGTGAGGGCGCACGACGTCAAGCACGAGTACACGCGGCGGCTTCTCCTCGCGACGCAAGGCTACACGCGCGAGCCCGTGCGCTCGTAA
- the thpR gene encoding RNA 2',3'-cyclic phosphodiesterase has translation MNTPRPDRPTDSLFFAVYPDAAAAERIGDHAARLRAEHALKARPIPADRLHITLHYLGVFAGVPADTLAATHAAASSVHMPSFDVTLDRVETFATRRPKRPLVIAGEPGDAFSAFVDQLDKTLQSVGIFVKSHPRFIPHVTLLYDEHRVARQAVQPITWTVREFALVRSLLGRSEHQVIERWPLDA, from the coding sequence ATGAACACCCCTCGCCCTGACCGTCCCACCGACTCGCTCTTCTTCGCGGTCTACCCCGATGCCGCCGCTGCCGAGCGCATCGGGGACCACGCGGCGCGCCTTCGCGCAGAACACGCGCTAAAGGCGCGGCCCATTCCCGCCGACCGCCTGCACATCACCCTGCATTACCTCGGCGTTTTCGCGGGCGTGCCGGCCGACACGCTGGCTGCGACCCACGCGGCGGCTTCATCGGTTCACATGCCGTCATTCGACGTGACGCTCGACCGCGTCGAAACCTTCGCCACGCGCCGTCCCAAGCGGCCGCTCGTCATAGCGGGCGAGCCGGGCGACGCGTTCTCCGCTTTCGTCGATCAACTCGACAAAACGCTGCAATCAGTCGGCATCTTCGTCAAATCGCATCCGCGCTTCATCCCGCACGTGACGTTGCTTTACGACGAGCATCGCGTCGCGCGACAAGCCGTTCAGCCGATCACATGGACCGTGCGCGAGTTCGCCCTCGTGCGCAGTCTGCTCGGACGCTCGGAGCATCAGGTCATCGAACGCTGGCCGCTCGACGCATAA
- the tadA gene encoding tRNA adenosine(34) deaminase TadA has product MTLTEPPAGASPDTPEDPAPASDRDRRFMALAQRAADEARRAGEVPVGAVVVLGDEVIATGFNHPIRGHDPSAHAEMVALRAAAQALRNYRLPGCELYVTLEPCLMCAGAIMHARIARVVYGAADPKTGACGSVVDMFANERLNHHTAVTGGVLADECGHALKNFFAERRLLAREERAARLTADSFTNTNRTS; this is encoded by the coding sequence TTGACGCTCACCGAGCCGCCTGCCGGCGCTTCTCCCGACACACCAGAAGATCCCGCTCCCGCCAGCGACCGCGATCGCCGCTTCATGGCGCTCGCGCAACGCGCCGCCGACGAAGCGCGCCGCGCGGGCGAAGTGCCGGTGGGCGCGGTCGTCGTGCTGGGCGACGAAGTCATCGCCACGGGTTTCAATCATCCGATTCGCGGGCACGATCCGTCCGCTCACGCGGAAATGGTCGCGCTGCGGGCCGCGGCGCAGGCGCTGCGGAACTATCGGCTGCCGGGCTGCGAACTCTATGTGACGCTGGAGCCGTGCCTGATGTGCGCGGGCGCCATCATGCACGCGCGCATCGCCCGGGTCGTGTACGGCGCGGCCGACCCGAAGACCGGCGCGTGCGGCAGCGTCGTCGATATGTTCGCGAACGAGCGGCTGAATCATCACACGGCCGTGACGGGCGGCGTGCTCGCCGACGAATGCGGCCACGCGCTCAAGAACTTCTTCGCCGAGCGCCGGCTTCTCGCGCGCGAAGAGCGCGCCGCGCGCCTAACAGCCGATTCCTTCACCAACACGAACCGAACATCGTGA
- a CDS encoding ABC transporter substrate-binding protein, whose product MRLSARKALVAMTLALSFASATHAATPKDMFVMATLLDEFTTLDPGEVYELVPEEYVANTYDRLVRVDLKDPSKFNGDVAQSWTVSPDGLTFTFKIRSGLKFHSGNPLTADDVAWSIQRTALLDKGAAAVLAGIGITKANALANVKKIDDSTVSVTTDQRYAPTFVLNVLGAWPASVVDRKLLESHAKGNDYGNDWLKTNEAGSGAYKLVKWTANDSIVLQRFDGYRLPLAMKRIVLRHVTEAASQRLMIQNGDIDVARDLSPDDLDTLSKNGVIKATAVPQATLMYLGLNNKNQYLAKPEVWEAMKWLIDYQGIQKNVIRTTYKVHETFLPEGFLGALNENPYHQDVAKAKALLAKAGLADGFTVKMDVRNDYPYSEIAQAVQANLALANIRVQLIPSDNKQTLGRYRARAHDIYIGEWSADYIDPHSNAQGFAWNPDNSDASSFKMLAWRNAWNIPDLTKETNAALAESSTTKRAQMYEKMQREMLAKSPFVIMFQKVSQVAARPGVTGLEVGPINDLVSYRNLKKQ is encoded by the coding sequence ATGAGACTGAGCGCACGAAAGGCCCTTGTCGCGATGACGCTGGCGTTGAGCTTCGCCTCCGCAACGCACGCGGCGACGCCGAAGGACATGTTCGTCATGGCGACGCTGCTCGACGAATTCACCACGCTCGATCCGGGCGAAGTCTACGAGCTCGTGCCGGAAGAATACGTCGCGAACACGTACGACCGGCTGGTGCGCGTCGATCTGAAAGACCCGTCGAAGTTCAACGGCGACGTCGCGCAGTCGTGGACGGTCAGCCCGGACGGGCTCACGTTCACGTTCAAGATCCGCTCCGGCCTCAAGTTCCATTCCGGCAATCCGCTCACGGCCGATGACGTCGCGTGGTCCATTCAGCGCACGGCGTTGCTCGACAAGGGCGCGGCGGCGGTGCTCGCGGGCATCGGCATCACGAAAGCCAACGCGCTCGCGAACGTGAAGAAGATCGACGACAGCACGGTGTCCGTCACGACCGATCAACGCTACGCGCCGACTTTCGTGCTCAACGTGCTGGGCGCGTGGCCGGCGTCGGTCGTGGATCGCAAGCTGCTGGAATCGCATGCCAAAGGTAACGACTACGGCAACGACTGGCTCAAGACCAACGAGGCCGGCTCGGGCGCGTACAAGCTCGTGAAGTGGACGGCGAACGACAGCATCGTGCTGCAACGTTTCGACGGCTATCGCCTGCCGCTCGCGATGAAGCGCATCGTGCTGCGCCATGTGACCGAGGCGGCGAGCCAGCGCCTGATGATCCAGAACGGCGATATCGACGTGGCGCGCGATTTGAGCCCCGACGACCTCGACACGCTCTCGAAGAACGGCGTCATCAAGGCGACGGCCGTGCCGCAGGCGACGCTCATGTATCTCGGCCTGAACAACAAGAATCAGTACCTGGCGAAGCCGGAAGTCTGGGAAGCGATGAAGTGGCTGATCGACTATCAGGGCATCCAGAAGAACGTGATCCGCACGACGTACAAGGTCCATGAAACCTTCTTGCCCGAAGGCTTTCTCGGCGCGCTCAACGAGAATCCGTATCATCAGGACGTCGCGAAAGCGAAGGCGCTGCTCGCCAAAGCCGGGCTCGCGGACGGCTTCACCGTGAAGATGGACGTGCGCAACGACTATCCGTACAGCGAGATCGCGCAGGCGGTGCAGGCGAATCTCGCGCTCGCGAACATCAGAGTGCAGCTCATCCCGAGCGACAACAAGCAGACGCTCGGCCGCTATCGGGCGCGGGCGCATGACATCTATATCGGCGAATGGTCGGCGGACTATATCGATCCGCACAGCAACGCGCAGGGCTTCGCGTGGAATCCCGACAACTCGGATGCGTCCAGCTTCAAGATGCTCGCGTGGCGCAATGCGTGGAATATTCCGGACCTGACGAAGGAAACCAACGCGGCGCTCGCGGAAAGCTCTACGACGAAACGCGCGCAGATGTACGAGAAAATGCAGCGCGAAATGCTCGCCAAGTCGCCTTTCGTCATCATGTTCCAGAAGGTTTCGCAAGTGGCGGCGCGTCCGGGCGTGACCGGTCTGGAAGTCGGGCCGATCAACGATCTCGTGTCGTATCGCAACCTGAAGAAGCAATGA
- a CDS encoding ABC transporter permease: MTPHPSVLDRLRAANANRGGARIALALLRWIAMLAVTFTGLLAITFFIGRKIPIDPVLAILGDRASASAYAAARAQLGLDKPLVDQFLIYARDVLHGNLGVSLLTANPVIDDIRRVFPATLELATLSTFIGVMIGVPLGVIAAVRHNRMVDHVARVIGLAGSSVPVFWLALMGLLLFYARLHWVSGPGRIDPLYDGMVDTRTGSLLIDALIAREWDVFANAFSHIALPAGVLAFYSIAYLSRMTRSFMLEQLSQEYVTTARAKGLPERRVIWRHAFGNIAVPLLTVIALAYSYLLEGSVLTEIVFAWPGIGSYLTGALLNADMNAVLGSTLVIGATFIALNLLTDALYRVFDPRAR, from the coding sequence ATGACGCCGCATCCGTCCGTGCTCGATCGCCTGCGCGCCGCGAACGCGAATCGCGGCGGCGCGCGGATCGCGCTCGCGCTCTTGCGCTGGATCGCGATGCTCGCCGTCACGTTCACCGGCTTGCTGGCGATCACGTTCTTCATCGGGCGCAAGATCCCGATCGACCCCGTGCTCGCGATTCTCGGCGACCGCGCATCGGCGAGCGCGTATGCCGCGGCGCGCGCGCAACTCGGGCTCGACAAGCCGCTCGTCGATCAATTCCTGATTTACGCCCGCGACGTGCTGCACGGTAATCTCGGCGTGTCGCTGCTGACGGCGAATCCCGTCATCGACGACATCCGGCGCGTCTTTCCCGCGACGCTCGAACTGGCGACGCTCTCGACGTTCATCGGCGTGATGATCGGCGTGCCGCTCGGCGTCATTGCTGCGGTGCGGCACAACCGCATGGTCGATCACGTCGCGCGCGTGATCGGCCTCGCGGGCAGTTCGGTGCCGGTGTTCTGGCTCGCGCTAATGGGGCTGCTGCTGTTCTACGCGCGGCTGCATTGGGTGTCGGGACCGGGCCGCATCGATCCGCTGTACGACGGCATGGTCGATACGCGCACCGGCAGTCTGCTGATCGATGCGCTCATCGCCCGCGAGTGGGACGTGTTCGCCAACGCGTTTTCGCATATCGCGCTGCCGGCGGGCGTGCTGGCGTTCTATTCGATCGCGTATCTCTCGCGCATGACGCGCTCGTTCATGCTCGAACAACTGAGCCAGGAGTACGTGACGACCGCGCGCGCAAAGGGTTTGCCCGAGCGCCGCGTGATCTGGCGTCATGCGTTCGGCAATATCGCGGTGCCGTTGCTCACGGTCATCGCGCTCGCGTATAGCTATTTGCTGGAAGGCTCGGTGCTGACCGAGATCGTCTTCGCATGGCCGGGCATCGGCTCGTATCTGACGGGCGCGCTGCTGAACGCCGACATGAACGCAGTGCTCGGCAGCACGCTCGTGATCGGCGCGACGTTCATCGCGCTCAATCTGCTGACGGATGCACTCTACCGCGTGTTCGATCCGCGCGCTCGCTGA
- a CDS encoding helix-turn-helix domain-containing protein, which produces MPTPHAPPATVRRALRKLGADIHDARRRRRLTMAVVAERAFTSRATLQRVEAGDAGVSIGIYAAVLQALGLLDGLTQVADASRDTVGQSLATAALPQRVRLPRSGRGKGDHD; this is translated from the coding sequence ATGCCGACACCTCACGCGCCTCCGGCCACCGTCCGGCGCGCGCTGCGCAAATTGGGCGCCGATATTCACGACGCCCGCCGCCGTCGCCGACTGACCATGGCGGTGGTCGCCGAGCGTGCGTTCACGTCGAGAGCGACTTTGCAGCGGGTCGAGGCGGGCGATGCGGGGGTGAGCATCGGCATCTATGCGGCCGTGCTACAGGCGCTTGGGCTGCTGGACGGACTGACTCAGGTCGCCGACGCCTCGCGGGACACCGTCGGGCAGTCGCTGGCAACCGCCGCGTTGCCTCAGCGCGTCAGGTTGCCTCGCAGCGGCAGAGGAAAGGGCGATCATGACTGA
- a CDS encoding DnaJ family domain-containing protein: protein MKLLDALVEQRINEAVSRGELNNLPGAGAPLQLDDDLLVPEEVRVANRILKNAGFVPPAVEQLRALRGLQDELDKVTDPAARCRIQVKMLALDMALESLRGGGCVPHEYRRRIAERLSERVAARGDTEPEQP from the coding sequence ATGAAATTGCTAGATGCTCTGGTAGAACAGCGGATCAACGAAGCCGTGTCTCGCGGCGAGTTGAACAACTTGCCGGGCGCAGGCGCGCCGCTTCAGTTGGACGACGATCTTCTCGTTCCCGAGGAAGTGCGCGTCGCCAACCGCATTCTCAAGAACGCGGGTTTCGTTCCGCCCGCCGTTGAGCAGCTTCGCGCGCTGCGTGGCCTGCAGGACGAACTCGACAAAGTGACCGATCCTGCCGCCCGCTGCCGCATTCAGGTGAAGATGCTCGCGCTCGACATGGCGCTCGAATCGCTGCGCGGCGGCGGCTGCGTGCCGCACGAATATCGCCGGCGCATCGCGGAGCGGCTCTCGGAGCGCGTCGCGGCGCGTGGCGACACGGAGCCGGAGCAGCCTTGA